One Epidermidibacterium keratini DNA segment encodes these proteins:
- a CDS encoding DUF4245 domain-containing protein — translation MADTQPYRPKKRGYETAGDMLRSMLPIVIIVLVFAAFCVPRGSQRDPRIDPSVDITSAAQAVDFEVVAPDGLSDEWVPTSSKLLRAGDAESGQPNGLSIGYISPAEDYALFTIRQGLRAEMLSAAVDPADVTKDPAGDPVEIAGREWTPITTSEGDGYVNVSGEGETAVVIVLSGTADAAELRELAGSLAPAAGR, via the coding sequence GTGGCCGACACCCAGCCCTACCGACCGAAGAAGCGCGGATACGAGACCGCGGGCGACATGCTTCGCTCGATGCTGCCGATCGTGATTATCGTGCTGGTGTTTGCCGCGTTCTGCGTGCCTCGCGGTAGTCAGCGCGATCCCCGGATCGATCCCTCCGTCGACATCACGTCGGCCGCCCAGGCCGTTGATTTCGAGGTCGTTGCTCCGGATGGGCTATCCGACGAGTGGGTGCCGACCTCCTCAAAGCTGCTTCGTGCCGGGGACGCCGAATCGGGCCAGCCGAACGGGCTGTCGATCGGTTACATCAGTCCCGCCGAAGACTATGCGCTCTTCACGATCCGCCAGGGCCTGCGCGCCGAAATGCTGTCGGCCGCGGTCGATCCGGCAGACGTCACCAAGGATCCCGCTGGCGACCCGGTCGAGATCGCTGGTCGCGAGTGGACGCCAATCACCACGAGCGAAGGCGACGGCTACGTCAACGTGAGTGGTGAGGGCGAGACCGCGGTTGTCATCGTGCTGTCGGGTACGGCGGACGCGGCCGAGCTGCGTGAGCTCGCAGGCTCGCTTGCACCAGCCGCCGGGCGTTAA
- the glpX gene encoding class II fructose-bisphosphatase: protein MPVTPDRNIALELVRVTEAAALAASRWVGRGRKNDGDGAAVDAMRALISTVDMQGVVVIGEGEKDNAPMLYNGEEVGTGIGPAYDVAVDPIDGTTLMAKGMPNAIAVIALAERGHMFDPSAVYYMEKLVVGPDAVDAIDITASTEENLVNIAAAKKRAVRDLTVCVLDRPRHKNLVSEIRAAGARIKFITDGDVAGAIAAASDGKSVDVLMGIGGTPEGIIAACALKCMGGAIQARLWPRDDEERAKAVAAGHDIDLVLNTDDLVSGDNVFFCATGITDGELLDGVRYDAGLARTQSLVMRGRSGTIRQIDSRHRSHKLMHEVGA, encoded by the coding sequence ATGCCAGTCACGCCGGATCGCAACATCGCGCTCGAGCTGGTCCGCGTGACCGAGGCCGCCGCGCTGGCCGCCTCCCGCTGGGTGGGGCGCGGCCGCAAGAACGACGGCGACGGGGCTGCGGTCGACGCGATGCGCGCGCTCATCTCCACGGTGGACATGCAGGGCGTCGTCGTCATCGGCGAGGGCGAAAAAGACAACGCCCCCATGCTCTACAACGGCGAGGAGGTCGGGACCGGGATCGGCCCGGCGTACGACGTGGCGGTTGATCCGATCGACGGTACGACGCTGATGGCCAAGGGCATGCCTAACGCGATCGCGGTCATCGCGCTCGCCGAGCGCGGCCACATGTTTGACCCGTCAGCGGTCTACTACATGGAAAAGCTGGTCGTCGGCCCGGACGCGGTCGACGCCATCGACATCACCGCCTCCACCGAGGAAAACCTCGTCAACATCGCCGCTGCCAAGAAGCGCGCCGTACGCGACCTGACCGTGTGCGTGCTCGACCGGCCGCGACACAAGAACCTCGTCAGCGAGATCCGGGCGGCCGGCGCGAGGATCAAGTTCATCACCGACGGCGATGTCGCCGGCGCGATAGCGGCGGCCAGCGACGGCAAGTCCGTCGACGTACTCATGGGCATCGGCGGTACGCCGGAGGGCATCATCGCCGCGTGCGCCCTAAAGTGCATGGGCGGTGCGATCCAGGCCCGGCTATGGCCGCGCGATGACGAAGAGCGCGCCAAGGCCGTCGCTGCCGGACACGACATCGACCTGGTGCTCAACACCGACGACCTCGTCTCTGGCGACAACGTCTTCTTCTGCGCCACCGGCATCACCGATGGCGAGCTGCTCGATGGCGTGCGCTACGACGCCGGCCTCGCGCGCACCCAGTCCCTGGTGATGCGTGGGCGCTCGGGCACCATCCGCCAGATCGACAGCCGCCACCGCTCGCACAAGCTGATGCACGAGGTGGGTGCCTGA
- a CDS encoding 4-hydroxy-3-methylbut-2-enyl diphosphate reductase — MESTSPKAQIHETQGTGKKVLLANPRGYCAGVDRAVITVEKALELYGAPVYVRKQIVHNVHVVRTLEQRGAIFVEETEEVPEGAIVVFSAHGVAPVVHEEAKTRNLKTIDATCPLVTKVHMEARRFAKDDYDILLIGHEGHEEVIGTSGEAPEHIHLIDGPDDVANVQVRDPEKVVWLSQTTLSVDETMRTVDALRERFPGMIAPPSDDICYATQNRQLAVKRFAADCDLVLVVGSRNSSNSVRLVEVALESGAGASYLIDYPEDIDLAWLEGAETVGVTSGASVPDDLVRGVLDLLAVNGFDTVEFVTEAEERLTFSLPQELRRDLRAAGAS, encoded by the coding sequence ATGGAATCCACCTCCCCGAAGGCGCAGATTCACGAGACGCAGGGCACTGGCAAGAAGGTGTTGCTGGCTAACCCGCGCGGTTATTGCGCGGGCGTCGACCGCGCAGTGATCACCGTGGAGAAGGCGCTGGAGCTGTACGGCGCTCCGGTATACGTGCGCAAGCAGATCGTGCACAACGTCCACGTGGTACGCACCCTGGAGCAGCGCGGCGCGATCTTCGTCGAGGAGACCGAGGAAGTTCCCGAGGGCGCGATCGTCGTCTTCTCGGCGCACGGTGTCGCACCTGTCGTCCACGAGGAAGCGAAGACGCGAAACCTCAAGACGATCGACGCGACCTGCCCGCTGGTGACCAAGGTGCACATGGAAGCGCGCCGGTTTGCCAAGGACGACTACGACATCCTGCTGATCGGGCACGAGGGACACGAGGAGGTCATCGGCACGTCCGGTGAGGCTCCCGAGCACATCCACCTCATTGACGGCCCGGACGACGTGGCCAATGTGCAGGTCCGCGACCCGGAGAAGGTCGTGTGGCTCTCGCAGACCACGCTGTCGGTCGACGAGACGATGCGCACGGTCGATGCCCTTCGCGAGCGGTTCCCCGGCATGATTGCCCCGCCGAGCGATGACATCTGCTACGCCACGCAGAACCGTCAGCTGGCGGTCAAGCGCTTCGCCGCCGACTGCGATCTCGTGCTGGTCGTCGGTTCGCGCAACTCGTCTAACTCGGTGCGCCTCGTCGAGGTCGCGCTCGAGTCCGGCGCTGGCGCGTCGTACCTGATCGACTATCCCGAGGACATCGACCTCGCCTGGCTAGAGGGCGCCGAGACCGTCGGCGTGACGTCCGGAGCGTCGGTGCCGGACGACCTGGTGCGCGGCGTACTCGACCTGCTCGCAGTCAACGGCTTTGACACCGTCGAGTTCGTGACTGAAGCCGAGGAGCGGCTGACCTTCTCGCTGCCGCAGGAGCTGCGCCGCGACCTGCGCGCCGCTGGCGCCTCGTAG
- a CDS encoding DNA-3-methyladenine glycosylase family protein yields MTLEYAEPRTRRYRLRAPYHRAHLFGFLASRAIPGAEVVSADGEAWCYARTLRLPGGPAVFQARATGRTLAVCAWSAPGDQAAVDAAVRRVFDLDADSAEVDAELSDHPELAPLVAARPGLHLPGAADPHELVVRALVGQQISVAGASTICGRIASEHGEPLSTPVAGLTHLFPTADALAAIDPGTLPMPRNRGRAIAAVSAQLADSTINLHPDNDRDGVRRALLAAPGIGPWTADYVLMRALGDRDVLLSSDLIIRRAAAQHAMPEPPRELAEYAARFAPLRSYVNHHLWAAYSA; encoded by the coding sequence ATGACCCTCGAGTACGCCGAACCGCGCACCCGCCGCTACCGGCTGCGCGCGCCGTACCACCGCGCCCACCTCTTCGGGTTCCTCGCCAGCCGTGCGATCCCGGGCGCCGAAGTGGTCAGCGCCGATGGCGAGGCGTGGTGTTACGCGCGCACGCTTCGCCTGCCCGGCGGCCCGGCGGTATTCCAGGCGCGCGCCACCGGCCGCACCCTGGCGGTCTGCGCATGGTCAGCGCCGGGCGATCAGGCAGCCGTCGACGCCGCCGTCCGACGCGTCTTCGACCTCGATGCCGACTCCGCCGAGGTCGACGCCGAGCTCAGCGACCACCCCGAGCTCGCACCGCTGGTCGCCGCGCGTCCTGGCCTGCATCTGCCCGGCGCCGCCGACCCCCACGAGCTCGTCGTGCGCGCGCTCGTCGGTCAGCAGATCTCGGTGGCCGGCGCCTCAACCATCTGCGGACGCATCGCGAGTGAACACGGCGAACCGCTCTCGACGCCGGTAGCTGGCCTCACTCACCTCTTCCCCACCGCTGACGCTCTCGCCGCCATCGACCCAGGCACCCTCCCCATGCCCCGAAACCGCGGCCGGGCGATCGCTGCCGTCAGCGCCCAGCTCGCTGACAGCACGATAAACCTGCACCCGGACAACGACCGTGACGGCGTACGACGTGCGCTGCTCGCCGCCCCCGGAATCGGACCATGGACCGCCGACTACGTCCTGATGCGTGCACTCGGCGACCGCGACGTCTTGCTCAGCTCAGACCTCATCATCCGCCGCGCCGCGGCACAGCATGCGATGCCTGAGCCGCCACGCGAACTCGCCGAGTACGCCGCCCGGTTTGCCCCGCTGCGCAGCTACGTCAACCACCACTTGTGGGCGGCGTACTCGGCGTAA
- a CDS encoding PhoH family protein, producing MAARASSTPTTASASKRSEGRETAAKCYVLDTSVLLSDPTALRRFGEHEIVLPVVVISELEAKRHHPELGWFARESLRTLDDLRAEFGRLDGPTPITDEGGTVRVELNHIDSAVLPSGFRDGANDTRILAVALNLQAEGQDVVLVTKDMPLRVKAASVGLPAEEYRAIGVPETGWTGFAELDLSPEEVDDLYESHVVDNDAARELPCHTGVIMQSGTNSALGRITPEKQVRLIRGNTEAFGIRGRSAEQRVALDTLLDESVGIVSLGGRAGTGKSALALCAGLEAVLERRLHKKVIVFRPLYAVGGQELGYLPGTEGEKMSPWAQAVFDTLSAVTSRQVIDEILQRDMLEVLPLTHIRGRSLHDAFVIVDEAQSLERNVLLTVLSRMGQNSRVVLTHDVAQRDNLRVGRHDGINAVIESLKGHPLFAHYTLTRSERSPIAALVTSMLEDVPF from the coding sequence ATGGCAGCACGAGCGAGCAGCACCCCGACCACCGCGTCCGCATCCAAGCGCAGCGAGGGGAGGGAGACAGCCGCCAAGTGCTACGTGCTCGACACGAGCGTGCTGCTGTCGGATCCCACCGCACTGCGGCGCTTCGGTGAGCACGAGATCGTGCTCCCCGTTGTGGTGATCAGCGAGCTGGAAGCCAAACGACACCACCCCGAGCTCGGGTGGTTTGCCCGCGAGTCGCTGCGCACGCTCGATGACCTGCGCGCCGAGTTCGGTCGCCTCGATGGCCCGACCCCGATCACCGACGAGGGTGGCACCGTGCGGGTCGAGCTCAACCACATCGACTCCGCCGTACTGCCCAGCGGCTTTCGAGACGGGGCCAACGACACGCGCATCCTCGCCGTCGCGCTCAACCTGCAAGCCGAGGGCCAGGACGTCGTACTCGTCACCAAGGACATGCCGCTGCGCGTCAAAGCTGCCTCGGTCGGCCTGCCCGCGGAGGAGTACCGCGCGATCGGCGTGCCGGAGACCGGGTGGACCGGCTTCGCCGAGCTCGACCTGAGCCCCGAGGAAGTCGACGACCTGTATGAGTCTCACGTCGTCGACAACGACGCGGCCCGCGAGCTGCCCTGCCACACCGGCGTCATCATGCAGTCCGGCACCAACTCCGCGCTCGGCCGGATCACCCCGGAGAAGCAGGTGCGGCTGATTCGCGGCAACACCGAGGCGTTCGGAATCCGGGGCCGCTCAGCCGAGCAGCGGGTTGCGCTCGACACGCTGCTCGATGAGTCGGTCGGCATCGTCTCGCTCGGCGGACGCGCCGGCACCGGCAAGTCGGCGCTCGCGCTATGCGCCGGCCTGGAGGCCGTGCTGGAGCGTCGGCTGCACAAGAAGGTCATCGTGTTCCGCCCGCTGTATGCCGTCGGAGGACAGGAGCTCGGCTACCTGCCCGGCACCGAAGGCGAGAAGATGTCGCCGTGGGCACAGGCCGTCTTCGACACCCTGTCGGCGGTCACCTCGCGGCAGGTGATCGACGAGATCCTGCAGCGCGACATGCTCGAGGTGCTGCCGCTGACCCACATCCGCGGGCGCTCGCTGCACGATGCGTTCGTGATCGTCGACGAGGCGCAGTCGCTCGAGCGCAACGTGCTGCTCACCGTGCTGAGCCGCATGGGCCAGAACTCCCGCGTCGTGCTCACCCACGACGTCGCGCAGCGCGACAACCTGCGCGTCGGCCGGCATGACGGCATCAACGCGGTGATCGAGTCGCTGAAGGGCCACCCACTGTTTGCCCACTACACGCTCACCCGCAGCGAGCGTTCGCCCATCGCGGCACTCGTCACCTCGATGCTGGAGGACGTGCCCTTTTAG
- a CDS encoding DUF6542 domain-containing protein: MNDDDVSADAAPKSRWSIAPGSVSENFTARGAQDDTRSRSRGRQTNERSAATVAAPSLPAVPAGSDERDEIPTKATPKRPAVPSTGTGRRPTNAPTLGAKRDMRSPEGLGHSPAAILAGFGGVLLIIIATAVGAIIDWLVSGAIGLFGAIGLAAGTAFAALITRKRDLLSILVAPPIVYAVIGGLVLLASSRPVNVTSVAQLAINGFPAMAIATGLAAVIIGIKLLTTRVGERR; encoded by the coding sequence GTGAACGACGACGACGTCTCGGCCGACGCTGCGCCGAAGTCTCGCTGGAGCATCGCCCCTGGCTCGGTCTCGGAGAACTTCACTGCACGCGGAGCGCAGGATGACACCCGCTCCCGCTCACGCGGGCGCCAGACGAACGAGCGTAGCGCCGCGACCGTGGCTGCTCCGAGCCTTCCCGCCGTACCGGCTGGCAGCGACGAGCGCGACGAGATCCCGACGAAGGCGACTCCGAAGAGGCCCGCCGTACCAAGCACCGGGACCGGACGTCGGCCGACGAACGCGCCCACCCTCGGGGCCAAACGAGACATGCGCTCGCCCGAAGGCCTAGGACACTCCCCCGCAGCGATTCTGGCCGGCTTCGGCGGCGTACTGCTGATCATCATCGCGACCGCGGTCGGGGCGATCATCGACTGGCTGGTCTCCGGGGCGATCGGCCTGTTTGGCGCCATCGGGCTAGCCGCCGGCACCGCGTTCGCGGCCCTGATCACCCGCAAACGAGACCTGCTGTCGATCCTCGTCGCGCCACCGATCGTCTACGCCGTCATCGGCGGGCTGGTGCTGCTGGCCTCATCGCGGCCGGTCAACGTCACCAGCGTCGCGCAGCTAGCGATCAACGGCTTCCCTGCGATGGCGATCGCCACGGGGCTCGCCGCCGTCATCATCGGCATCAAGCTACTCACCACCCGCGTCGGCGAGCGCCGCTAA
- a CDS encoding response regulator transcription factor encodes MRVLVAEDQLLLRQGLVQVLEAGGCDVVAQVERGDEIVAAVSEHRPDLALLDIRIRLSAFDGGVAVSSPPGGPTHVAIDVPLPNPGGLAPSPAKRARPPASR; translated from the coding sequence ATGCGTGTCCTGGTCGCTGAAGACCAGCTGCTGCTGCGCCAGGGCCTGGTGCAGGTGCTAGAAGCGGGCGGCTGCGACGTGGTGGCCCAGGTCGAGCGCGGGGACGAGATCGTCGCCGCGGTATCCGAGCATCGACCGGACCTTGCACTGCTGGATATCCGCATACGGCTGTCGGCGTTCGACGGGGGCGTCGCGGTGAGCAGCCCGCCGGGCGGGCCAACGCACGTCGCGATCGACGTACCGCTGCCCAACCCGGGCGGACTGGCACCGAGCCCGGCTAAAAGGGCACGTCCTCCAGCATCGAGGTGA
- the xseA gene encoding exodeoxyribonuclease VII large subunit, protein MTSDSAASNSGEAPQRGKRPEDPYSVRVISGKISAWIGRLGAVWLDGEVAQLNVRAGSRTAFITLRDTEANYSLPIVCSTDTLRAVPGELTEGARVVVHCRPEFYAQRGSFAMRAREIRQVGLGELLARIERLRQALEAEGLFAVERKKRLPFLPSCVGLITGAASAAEKDVLENARIRWPAVRFEIVHTAVQGHAAAYEVTRAVRRLDEHPTVEVIVIARGGGSVEDLLPFSDETLLRTVAAARTPIVSAIGHEPDTPLLDYVADLRASTPTDAAKRIIPDVAEEIERIAAARERLRGAVQRRIDQGYALIEQLTSRPSLADPHSMIVGRRDDIERGRERIRRAMTHSLSMERSALHSLSARVVALSPTATLARGYAVLQREDGHVVTSVDELTAGQRLSARVTDGRAELTVDDVHQSAAPTENESETT, encoded by the coding sequence GTGACCAGCGATTCCGCCGCCAGCAACAGCGGCGAAGCACCGCAGCGCGGCAAGCGGCCCGAGGACCCCTACTCGGTCCGGGTGATCTCCGGAAAGATCAGCGCCTGGATCGGCCGGCTCGGTGCCGTCTGGCTCGACGGTGAGGTCGCCCAGCTCAACGTCCGCGCCGGATCACGCACCGCCTTCATCACGTTGCGCGACACCGAGGCCAACTACTCCCTGCCGATCGTGTGCTCGACCGACACCCTTCGCGCCGTGCCCGGCGAGCTCACCGAGGGCGCGCGGGTAGTCGTGCACTGCCGTCCGGAGTTCTATGCCCAGCGCGGCAGCTTCGCGATGCGCGCCCGGGAGATCAGGCAAGTCGGGCTCGGCGAGCTGCTCGCTCGAATCGAGCGGCTGCGTCAAGCGTTGGAGGCCGAGGGACTCTTCGCGGTCGAACGCAAAAAACGCCTGCCGTTCTTGCCATCCTGCGTCGGTCTGATCACCGGCGCGGCGAGCGCCGCCGAAAAAGACGTCCTGGAAAATGCGCGGATCCGTTGGCCCGCAGTGCGTTTTGAGATCGTGCACACCGCCGTGCAGGGGCACGCTGCGGCGTACGAGGTGACGCGCGCCGTACGCCGGCTCGACGAGCACCCGACCGTCGAGGTCATCGTGATCGCTCGCGGCGGCGGTTCGGTCGAGGACCTGCTGCCCTTCAGCGACGAGACCCTGCTGCGCACGGTCGCCGCGGCGCGTACGCCGATCGTCAGTGCGATCGGGCATGAGCCCGATACCCCGCTGCTGGACTATGTCGCCGACCTGCGTGCCTCGACGCCGACCGATGCCGCAAAGCGCATCATCCCTGACGTAGCAGAGGAAATCGAGCGGATCGCCGCTGCGCGAGAGCGGTTGCGTGGCGCCGTACAACGCCGCATCGACCAGGGCTATGCGCTCATCGAGCAGCTCACCTCGCGCCCCAGCCTGGCCGATCCGCACTCGATGATCGTCGGCCGGCGCGATGACATCGAGCGAGGGCGCGAGCGCATCCGACGCGCCATGACCCACTCGCTGTCGATGGAGCGCTCGGCACTGCACAGCCTCAGCGCTCGCGTCGTCGCACTGTCACCTACGGCGACGCTGGCTCGCGGGTACGCCGTACTCCAGCGTGAGGACGGCCACGTCGTCACCTCGGTCGACGAGCTCACCGCGGGCCAGCGGCTGTCGGCGCGGGTGACCGACGGCCGCGCGGAGCTCACCGTCGACGACGTGCACCAAAGTGCCGCCCCGACCGAGAACGAGAGCGAGACGACATGA
- a CDS encoding DNA recombination protein RmuC, which produces MNATTVFVIVIALLCLALGALAGLWAGRRMTPAPGSDDAEQTTLPIAESLRRVERFLQSSEAERAEAHGELREQVRAMHEQQAALGTHTTSLINALRAPHVRGRWGEMQLRRIVESSGMIDHCDFSEQHRTSGVDGELRPDLVVHLTGGRAVVVDAKVPFTAFIAALEADDASRTRLYREHAKQVRSHMETLSARAYPSAVTESPEFTVMFLPSDAFLQLALQHEPALLEFGFDRDIVIATPSTLLALLRTVAHTWRQDTISREAQQILQLGQQLHQRLGTFAGHLSKLGASLGSAVGRYNDAVGSLERSVMVPARKMQEAGIARTALDAPGPIDRAVRELHVADPPDRADPPGRGGLRELPATGEERHRRTS; this is translated from the coding sequence ATGAATGCCACCACCGTGTTCGTCATCGTCATCGCACTGCTGTGCCTCGCGCTTGGGGCGCTAGCCGGGCTGTGGGCAGGTCGGCGCATGACCCCGGCCCCCGGTTCAGACGACGCGGAGCAGACGACATTGCCGATCGCAGAGTCCCTGCGACGAGTGGAGCGATTCTTGCAGTCCAGCGAGGCCGAACGCGCCGAGGCGCACGGTGAGCTGCGGGAGCAGGTGCGCGCGATGCACGAGCAGCAGGCCGCGCTGGGCACGCACACGACCAGTCTCATCAACGCCTTGCGCGCCCCGCACGTCCGTGGCCGGTGGGGCGAGATGCAGCTGCGCCGGATCGTCGAGTCGTCGGGGATGATCGATCACTGCGACTTCAGCGAGCAGCACCGCACCAGCGGAGTCGACGGTGAGCTGCGCCCGGACCTCGTCGTCCATCTCACCGGCGGACGCGCCGTCGTTGTCGATGCGAAGGTGCCGTTTACCGCGTTCATTGCGGCATTGGAGGCCGACGATGCCTCGCGGACCCGGCTCTATCGCGAGCATGCCAAGCAGGTGCGCTCACACATGGAGACCCTCTCCGCGCGCGCGTACCCGTCAGCCGTGACCGAGTCACCGGAGTTCACGGTCATGTTCTTGCCCTCGGACGCCTTCTTGCAGCTGGCACTGCAGCACGAGCCGGCGCTGCTGGAGTTTGGTTTCGACCGCGACATCGTCATCGCTACTCCGTCGACCCTGCTCGCCCTGCTGCGCACCGTCGCGCACACGTGGCGCCAGGACACGATCAGTCGGGAGGCACAGCAGATCCTGCAACTGGGCCAGCAGCTGCACCAGCGCCTCGGCACGTTTGCCGGACATCTGAGCAAGCTTGGAGCGTCGCTGGGCAGCGCCGTGGGCCGCTACAACGACGCCGTCGGTTCACTCGAGCGCAGCGTCATGGTGCCCGCCCGCAAGATGCAGGAGGCCGGCATCGCACGCACCGCACTCGACGCGCCAGGTCCAATCGACCGTGCGGTGCGCGAGCTGCACGTCGCCGACCCGCCCGATCGGGCAGACCCGCCTGGCCGGGGCGGCCTGCGTGAGCTGCCGGCCACAGGAGAGGAGCGGCATCGACGCACGTCCTAG
- a CDS encoding hydroxymethylglutaryl-CoA lyase — protein sequence MSEQLSIVEVAPRDGLQNEKTLMTTGAKVSLIEQLVDAGVRRIEAASFVHPKLVPAMADSEAVMEAVPRRDGVSYIGLVLNERGWVRAQAAGVDEVNVVASASEAFAERNQNSTVEKLISEAESVIADVKAAGLPVSITLTTSFGDPFTGEVDPDVVVSLAKRAAAAGVDEIALGDTIGVAVPTQVTDLFTTIAGEVGGDIRLRGHFHNTRNTGYANAVAAINAGVRVLDASAGGIGGCPFAPAATGNIATEDLLYLVHRMGFTTGIDLDKIVAISGFLAGHLQHDTPAMLGKAGNFPGSLGN from the coding sequence ATGAGCGAGCAGCTGAGCATCGTCGAGGTAGCGCCGCGCGACGGGCTGCAAAACGAGAAGACGCTGATGACGACCGGTGCCAAAGTGTCGCTGATCGAGCAGCTGGTCGACGCCGGCGTACGCCGCATCGAGGCCGCGTCATTTGTGCATCCGAAGCTCGTGCCGGCGATGGCCGACTCCGAGGCGGTCATGGAGGCTGTGCCGCGCCGAGACGGGGTCTCCTACATCGGGCTGGTGCTCAACGAGCGCGGCTGGGTGCGGGCACAGGCGGCAGGCGTAGACGAGGTCAACGTCGTCGCGAGCGCGTCCGAGGCCTTCGCCGAGCGCAACCAGAACTCAACGGTCGAAAAGCTGATCTCTGAGGCCGAGTCGGTCATCGCAGACGTGAAGGCGGCCGGCCTGCCGGTCTCCATCACCTTGACGACCTCGTTTGGCGACCCGTTCACCGGCGAGGTCGACCCGGACGTGGTGGTCTCGCTGGCAAAGCGCGCCGCCGCGGCGGGCGTCGACGAGATCGCACTCGGTGACACCATCGGGGTCGCCGTACCGACCCAGGTGACCGACCTCTTCACCACCATTGCCGGCGAGGTCGGCGGCGACATCCGACTGCGCGGGCACTTCCACAACACCCGAAACACCGGCTACGCCAACGCGGTGGCCGCGATCAACGCGGGCGTGCGCGTCCTCGACGCGTCGGCCGGCGGCATTGGTGGGTGCCCGTTTGCGCCCGCCGCGACGGGCAACATCGCCACCGAGGACCTGCTCTACCTCGTGCATCGGATGGGCTTCACCACCGGCATCGATCTGGACAAGATCGTCGCGATCTCCGGCTTTTTGGCCGGTCACCTGCAGCACGACACGCCGGCAATGCTGGGCAAGGCGGGCAATTTCCCAGGCAGTCTAGGAAACTAG
- a CDS encoding exodeoxyribonuclease VII small subunit has product MTESTKLTYEQAREALGEVVQKLEAGGISLEESIALWERGEQLAAECQRLLDGAQARLDEAIERSEQAGFDEDESDHG; this is encoded by the coding sequence ATGACCGAGTCCACCAAGCTGACCTACGAGCAGGCTCGCGAGGCGCTCGGCGAGGTCGTGCAGAAGCTCGAGGCCGGCGGGATCAGCCTCGAGGAGTCGATTGCGCTGTGGGAGCGCGGCGAGCAGCTCGCCGCCGAGTGCCAGCGCCTGCTCGATGGCGCGCAGGCTCGCCTGGACGAGGCGATCGAGCGCAGCGAGCAGGCGGGGTTCGACGAAGACGAGTCCGACCACGGGTAG
- a CDS encoding lipid droplet-associated protein has product MTEPQIPPALAAFLTTDLPEPLKALAGIAVSAVEETRDLPHRIGSLPTSLVTMVASKSLRVQQQYADWVAKGEDFLSSLSEPADDIPEWATFDEDLPRPPAADMAAAATVAATVADLEPAPGSWPGEGAAAPAKKVPPVKKSAPAKKTAPAKKSAPAKTAPPAKRAPATVTDASVTPATTLPTKLPTHKGPAKKSPAKKAPAKKAPTTASSADAVAPLLPPRRSAPATRTGPEVMPEFDTLTIPQLRARLKTLKVDELRELVEHEQGAGGRKPIINMLQARIETLTS; this is encoded by the coding sequence ATGACAGAGCCGCAGATCCCACCCGCTCTCGCCGCGTTCCTGACCACCGACTTGCCCGAGCCGCTCAAGGCACTGGCCGGGATCGCCGTGTCTGCCGTCGAGGAGACGCGCGATCTGCCGCACCGAATCGGGTCACTGCCGACCTCGCTGGTCACGATGGTTGCCTCGAAGTCGCTGCGCGTGCAGCAGCAGTACGCCGACTGGGTCGCCAAGGGTGAGGACTTCCTGTCCTCGCTAAGCGAACCGGCCGACGACATTCCCGAGTGGGCGACCTTCGACGAAGACCTGCCACGACCCCCGGCTGCCGACATGGCCGCCGCCGCGACGGTCGCGGCGACCGTGGCCGACCTTGAGCCAGCACCGGGCAGCTGGCCCGGCGAGGGTGCTGCCGCACCGGCGAAGAAGGTGCCGCCGGTGAAGAAATCGGCGCCAGCAAAGAAGACCGCTCCGGCCAAAAAGTCGGCGCCGGCTAAGACAGCGCCGCCCGCGAAACGGGCGCCAGCGACCGTCACCGACGCGTCGGTGACACCTGCCACGACGCTGCCCACAAAGCTGCCGACACACAAGGGCCCCGCAAAGAAGTCCCCGGCGAAGAAGGCACCCGCCAAGAAGGCCCCGACAACGGCGAGCTCTGCCGACGCCGTCGCACCGCTGCTTCCTCCGCGCCGCAGCGCCCCCGCGACCCGCACCGGACCAGAGGTCATGCCCGAGTTCGACACGCTCACGATCCCGCAGCTGCGGGCGCGGCTCAAGACGCTCAAGGTCGACGAGCTGCGTGAGCTGGTCGAGCACGAGCAGGGTGCCGGCGGCCGCAAGCCGATCATCAACATGCTGCAGGCGCGCATCGAGACGCTCACCTCGTAG